The proteins below come from a single Limosilactobacillus reuteri genomic window:
- a CDS encoding YfcC family protein — protein MQETQTKKKHHFHMPSAFTILFLIIILIAILTWIIPAGTYETDKAGNIISGTYKAVTNKPQGIWDVFMAPVIGMVGDKKTDGAISVSLFILVIGGFLGVVNKTNALNEGIGSIVRRYKGREKQLIPILMLLFALGGSTYGMGEETIAFYPLLIPVMMGVGFDSIVAVAIALVGSQVGCLASTVNPFATGVASQTLNISPGDGLVSRVILLIIMITISIIYVYHYASVIEKDPTKSLVYNQRAEDEKHFLVKADPSDDHKMTGRQKTVIWLFGITFVVMILGLIPWSNLNSHWTFFDKFTKWLVNIPFLGDLLGHDMAPLGTWYFNEITMLFLFMSVLIMAVYHMKESEFIDAFMSGMGDFLSVAIIVAVARGIQVIMNNGMITGTVLHWGELGLHGLSQTIFIILTYIFYIPMSFLIPSTSGLAAATMGIIGPMGHFAHVSGSLVITAYQAASGWVNLITPTSGVVMGALAIAHINVGIWWKWMLKLMIYLFVATCLFLGIAALL, from the coding sequence GTGCAGGAAACACAAACGAAGAAAAAACATCATTTTCATATGCCCTCTGCGTTTACAATTTTATTTTTAATTATTATTTTAATTGCAATTTTAACGTGGATTATACCAGCAGGGACATATGAGACGGATAAAGCTGGAAATATTATTTCTGGCACATATAAGGCGGTGACAAATAAACCCCAGGGAATTTGGGATGTCTTTATGGCACCCGTTATCGGGATGGTCGGTGATAAAAAGACAGATGGAGCCATCTCAGTATCACTATTTATTCTTGTTATCGGTGGATTCCTAGGAGTGGTTAATAAGACAAATGCATTAAACGAAGGGATCGGTTCAATCGTTCGCCGGTATAAGGGACGAGAAAAACAATTGATTCCAATTTTAATGCTTCTGTTTGCTCTTGGTGGATCAACATATGGAATGGGGGAAGAAACGATTGCATTCTATCCTCTCTTGATCCCCGTGATGATGGGTGTTGGCTTTGATTCAATTGTAGCGGTTGCGATTGCTTTAGTGGGAAGTCAAGTTGGTTGTTTAGCATCAACTGTTAACCCATTTGCCACAGGAGTAGCTTCTCAAACGTTAAATATTTCTCCTGGTGATGGTTTAGTTTCCCGGGTAATCCTTTTAATTATTATGATAACGATTAGTATTATTTATGTTTACCACTATGCATCGGTAATTGAAAAAGATCCAACTAAATCATTGGTTTACAATCAACGAGCAGAAGATGAAAAGCACTTTTTAGTCAAGGCTGATCCTAGTGACGACCATAAGATGACTGGTCGTCAAAAGACAGTTATTTGGCTATTCGGAATTACTTTTGTTGTGATGATTCTAGGACTAATTCCATGGTCAAACCTTAATAGCCATTGGACATTTTTTGATAAATTTACAAAGTGGTTGGTTAATATTCCATTCCTAGGCGATTTATTAGGGCATGATATGGCACCCCTTGGAACATGGTACTTCAATGAAATTACCATGCTCTTCCTCTTTATGTCGGTCTTGATTATGGCTGTTTACCATATGAAGGAAAGCGAATTTATTGATGCTTTCATGTCAGGAATGGGAGATTTCTTAAGCGTTGCAATTATTGTGGCAGTTGCACGGGGAATTCAAGTAATAATGAATAATGGGATGATCACTGGAACAGTTCTTCACTGGGGAGAATTGGGCCTTCATGGATTATCACAAACGATCTTTATTATTTTGACTTACATTTTCTATATCCCAATGTCATTCTTAATTCCATCAACGTCTGGGTTAGCTGCGGCAACGATGGGAATTATCGGACCAATGGGACATTTTGCGCATGTTTCTGGTAGCCTTGTTATTACTGCTTATCAAGCAGCTTCGGGTTGGGTTAACCTTATTACCCCAACTTCGGGAGTTGTTATGGGAGCGTTAGCAATTGCGCATATTAATGTCGGCATTTGGTGGAAGTGGATGCTGAAATTAATGATTTATCTCTTTGTTGCTACTTGCTTGTTCTTAGGAATTGCTGCCTTGCTCTAG
- a CDS encoding Dyp-type peroxidase, whose product MVMNPNKAQDVWKDAGEHVQFTVLELKRENQAKEQEAIQEFVERFQAITRSLRIRDNKGNLKVSLGFSNDAWDYLFPNAPKPKELETYQTLTGPKYKMPAAKGDIFLHIRANDEAAVYEFMAQVMLFIRDITNVVDETKGFRYFEGRAIIGFIDGTENPEPQDAAEYAIIGDEDPTFENGSYAFAQKWRHNMDIWNKLTTETQEKAVGRKKFSDLELSEKEKFKNAHNVASQAEIDGIEQKIVRMNVPYSDPAADNTGTFFIGYSRHWTVTKKMLENMLEQNDYLLTFSDILGGQLFFIPSRPMLDQIAEGELN is encoded by the coding sequence ATGGTAATGAATCCTAATAAAGCACAAGACGTTTGGAAAGACGCCGGTGAACATGTCCAATTTACTGTATTAGAATTAAAACGAGAAAATCAAGCAAAGGAACAAGAAGCAATTCAAGAATTTGTTGAACGGTTCCAAGCAATTACTCGATCACTGCGAATTCGGGATAATAAGGGTAATCTTAAAGTTTCTTTAGGCTTTAGCAACGACGCATGGGACTATCTTTTCCCAAATGCCCCTAAACCCAAAGAATTAGAAACTTACCAAACATTAACCGGGCCAAAATACAAAATGCCTGCCGCAAAAGGAGATATTTTCCTCCATATTCGTGCAAACGATGAGGCTGCAGTTTACGAATTCATGGCTCAAGTAATGCTCTTTATTAGAGATATTACTAATGTTGTTGATGAAACAAAGGGCTTTCGCTATTTTGAAGGCCGGGCCATTATTGGCTTTATTGATGGAACTGAAAATCCGGAACCTCAGGATGCTGCTGAATATGCAATTATTGGTGATGAGGATCCTACGTTTGAAAATGGTTCATATGCCTTTGCACAAAAATGGCGGCATAACATGGACATTTGGAATAAGCTAACTACTGAAACGCAAGAAAAAGCTGTTGGACGAAAGAAGTTTTCTGACTTAGAATTAAGCGAAAAAGAGAAGTTTAAGAATGCTCATAATGTCGCTTCCCAAGCGGAAATTGATGGTATTGAACAGAAGATTGTGCGCATGAATGTTCCATATTCAGACCCTGCCGCTGATAATACTGGAACTTTCTTTATTGGTTATTCACGGCATTGGACTGTAACTAAGAAGATGCTTGAAAATATGCTTGAGCAAAACGATTATCTCCTAACTTTCTCTGATATTTTAGGTGGTCAACTCTTCTTTATTCCTTCGCGTCCAATGTTGGATCAAATTGCTGAAGGCGAATTAAATTAG
- a CDS encoding ATP-binding cassette domain-containing protein → MEPITINNLTFAYPGQEPLFNHCDLNISSDWKLGLLGRNGRGKTTLLKILQKQLSFQGSIQTNLKFNYYPLVIREPNDYTLNVLMRSGYQGEQWQIERELNLMATPTELLWQPFSTLSGGEQTHVMLATLFAQDGYFPLLDEPTNHLDQDGRKQIAQYLKAKKRLHYH, encoded by the coding sequence ATGGAACCAATCACGATAAATAATTTAACTTTTGCTTATCCGGGACAAGAACCGCTTTTTAATCATTGTGATCTTAATATTAGCAGCGATTGGAAACTTGGTCTTCTTGGACGAAACGGTCGGGGCAAAACCACACTACTCAAAATCTTGCAAAAGCAACTTTCCTTTCAAGGAAGTATTCAAACCAATCTTAAGTTTAACTATTATCCATTAGTAATTCGTGAACCGAATGATTACACATTGAATGTCCTTATGAGAAGTGGCTATCAAGGTGAGCAATGGCAAATCGAACGAGAATTAAATTTAATGGCAACTCCCACAGAATTACTATGGCAACCTTTCAGTACTCTTAGTGGTGGCGAACAAACACATGTGATGCTAGCAACCCTTTTTGCCCAGGATGGATATTTCCCCCTGCTTGACGAACCGACTAATCACCTTGATCAAGATGGTCGAAAACAAATTGCTCAATATCTAAAAGCAAAAAAACGGCTTCATTATCACTAG
- a CDS encoding ATP-binding cassette domain-containing protein — MIEQHQLVLTRGNYSDYFVHKEQRDSTAIKKNENLLKDIHHLKQTRQAKSQWAQQAENEKKNNSHADKGFIGAKAAKMMKKATIMKGRLDTAIEERKGLLKEIENVVPLTINVLPTNHQLLLSINDLTLSYPTKQLCSNITTTIEKNDQVLLCGNNGTGKSSIINAIIGTFSGKQSGDILFSSALKISTVRQDYYDNHGSLRSFASSSKINYDQFLNLLRKLGMERATFNVPIEEMSMGQQKKVELARSLAEPAHLYLWDEPLNYLDTYNQQQLIQLIQEKRPPMLIVEHDQNFIKQIATKKIEI, encoded by the coding sequence GTGATTGAACAACACCAGCTTGTTTTAACCCGTGGTAATTACAGTGATTATTTCGTTCATAAGGAGCAACGAGATTCTACGGCTATCAAGAAAAACGAAAATTTATTAAAAGATATTCATCATTTAAAGCAAACACGTCAGGCAAAATCTCAATGGGCTCAACAAGCAGAAAATGAAAAGAAGAATAATTCGCATGCGGATAAAGGCTTTATTGGTGCCAAAGCTGCAAAAATGATGAAAAAAGCAACCATAATGAAAGGACGCTTAGACACCGCAATCGAGGAACGAAAAGGACTTTTAAAAGAGATTGAAAACGTTGTTCCGCTAACAATTAATGTCCTCCCCACTAATCATCAACTATTGTTAAGCATTAATGATCTAACGTTATCGTATCCAACTAAACAACTCTGTTCTAATATCACTACAACCATTGAAAAAAATGACCAGGTCCTGCTCTGTGGGAATAATGGTACTGGAAAATCTAGTATTATTAATGCAATCATCGGGACATTCAGTGGTAAGCAAAGCGGAGATATACTTTTTAGCAGTGCCCTTAAAATCAGCACAGTACGTCAAGATTATTATGATAATCATGGAAGTTTACGTAGTTTTGCATCTTCTTCTAAAATTAACTACGATCAATTTCTTAACCTTCTTCGTAAATTAGGGATGGAACGTGCTACTTTTAATGTTCCGATTGAAGAAATGAGTATGGGACAACAAAAGAAGGTTGAACTAGCACGGTCATTAGCTGAGCCCGCTCACCTTTATTTATGGGATGAGCCGCTAAATTATCTTGATACCTATAATCAGCAACAACTAATTCAGTTAATTCAAGAAAAGCGACCACCAATGCTAATTGTTGAACATGATCAAAATTTCATTAAGCAAATTGCCACAAAGAAAATTGAAATTTAA
- a CDS encoding alpha/beta hydrolase — protein sequence MEIKSVNLDQPYSSLDIYHSNTDKTLPGLVILPGGSYNKIMERDSERVALTFATHAWQTFVVRYPVVEHKNYEEAKIAVHQAFEYIVNHANELDVDVDRLGIIGFSAGGQIAAAYSNEKLTHAKFAALGYPVIQPLIDERMGVTTENVAELVNPQTPPTFMWGSAKDELTPFVDHLQVYADALIKYDVPYELHEFGTGGHGIALANEYTGIVNNDRVDNHMGKWFPLFLEWLTELNLI from the coding sequence ATGGAAATTAAAAGTGTTAACTTAGATCAACCATATTCGTCTCTAGATATTTATCATAGTAATACTGATAAAACTTTACCCGGCCTTGTTATTTTGCCAGGAGGCAGTTATAACAAGATTATGGAACGAGATTCTGAGCGGGTGGCATTAACGTTTGCAACCCATGCATGGCAAACATTTGTTGTGCGGTATCCAGTAGTTGAACATAAAAATTATGAAGAAGCCAAAATAGCAGTTCACCAAGCATTTGAATATATTGTTAACCATGCAAATGAATTAGATGTTGACGTTGATCGACTGGGAATTATTGGCTTTTCTGCAGGAGGCCAAATTGCCGCTGCATATAGTAACGAAAAACTAACACACGCTAAATTTGCCGCATTAGGATATCCTGTTATTCAACCCTTGATTGATGAACGCATGGGGGTTACAACAGAAAATGTAGCGGAATTGGTAAATCCACAAACACCACCAACCTTTATGTGGGGATCGGCAAAAGATGAATTAACTCCCTTTGTTGATCACCTCCAAGTATATGCAGATGCGTTAATCAAGTATGATGTTCCATATGAATTACATGAGTTTGGCACTGGGGGACATGGAATCGCATTAGCTAACGAATATACTGGTATTGTCAATAATGATCGAGTAGATAATCATATGGGAAAGTGGTTCCCACTATTTCTTGAGTGGTTAACTGAGTTGAATTTAATTTAG
- a CDS encoding YeiH family protein produces MSIMKTKSFWIAAIMTLICSVAGVLLAKLPYVNLIGALVIALLLGIAMQLTPASLRNEAQGGIGFISNKFLRLGIILLGFRLNLEKLAAAGVKTILVAAIGVTGTIVLTYWLSRKFGAEDELAILSACGCGICGAAAVMGVSPQIETDNEERKRENEVLAVAVVCVMGTVFTLVEIGIKPLLGLTDPQFGIVAGGSLHEIAHAVAAGGAFGEASLDNALIMKLSRVLLLAPVALIVGYWYQHRLIVESEEEHTKEPKKLPIPWFLGGFILTSVLGTFLPFSPAFLDALVQAAYIFLGMAMAALGVSVNFKVIFKRGGAVFGAAVISSTCLLVFMIIMSKIFF; encoded by the coding sequence ATGAGTATTATGAAGACTAAGTCATTCTGGATTGCTGCTATTATGACCTTAATTTGTTCTGTTGCTGGGGTGCTTTTAGCAAAACTACCTTATGTCAACTTGATTGGAGCATTGGTTATTGCTTTATTATTAGGTATTGCCATGCAGTTGACTCCTGCTAGCTTGCGGAATGAAGCTCAAGGCGGCATCGGATTTATTTCTAACAAATTTTTACGTCTTGGTATTATTCTTCTTGGTTTCCGCTTAAACCTAGAAAAACTTGCTGCCGCTGGGGTTAAGACTATTTTGGTTGCAGCTATTGGGGTTACCGGAACGATTGTCCTCACTTATTGGCTTAGTCGAAAGTTTGGTGCAGAAGATGAATTAGCTATCCTTTCTGCTTGTGGCTGTGGTATTTGTGGAGCGGCTGCTGTAATGGGGGTTTCACCACAAATTGAAACTGACAACGAGGAGCGCAAACGAGAAAATGAAGTATTAGCTGTTGCCGTTGTTTGTGTAATGGGGACAGTCTTTACTTTAGTTGAAATTGGAATCAAACCATTACTCGGACTTACCGATCCACAGTTTGGAATTGTGGCTGGTGGTTCATTACATGAAATTGCTCATGCCGTTGCAGCCGGGGGAGCTTTTGGTGAAGCAAGTTTAGATAACGCCCTTATTATGAAACTTTCACGGGTTCTTCTCTTAGCGCCAGTCGCTTTAATTGTTGGTTACTGGTATCAACACCGCCTTATAGTTGAAAGTGAAGAAGAACATACTAAAGAACCAAAGAAATTACCAATTCCTTGGTTCCTCGGTGGTTTTATTTTAACTAGTGTGTTAGGAACCTTTCTTCCATTCTCACCAGCCTTTCTTGATGCACTTGTTCAAGCAGCCTATATCTTTTTAGGAATGGCAATGGCTGCATTAGGTGTTTCAGTAAACTTTAAGGTTATTTTTAAACGTGGAGGGGCCGTTTTTGGCGCGGCTGTGATTAGCTCAACCTGTTTATTGGTATTTATGATTATTATGAGTAAAATATTCTTCTAA
- a CDS encoding flavodoxin family protein, with protein sequence MKIVVLTGSPHHPGTSEQLADAFVKGATEAGNEVYRFDAGRRTDEFSMIKLEDNHPGQEVAIEPNDVITNEVMPKLLAADMVVLVSSLYYYGINAALKAVIDRFYNYNHELHGGKKAITLVSGYGQEDAFASLNLYFKQLLEYMCWDKVGEVLAADSWNNQKLAKHVEEAYQLGKTVK encoded by the coding sequence ATGAAGATTGTTGTATTAACAGGAAGTCCCCATCATCCAGGAACTTCTGAGCAATTAGCAGATGCCTTTGTTAAGGGCGCTACTGAAGCAGGAAATGAAGTTTATCGCTTTGATGCTGGACGCCGGACCGATGAATTTTCGATGATTAAATTGGAAGACAATCATCCCGGACAAGAAGTTGCGATTGAACCGAATGATGTTATTACTAATGAAGTAATGCCTAAGCTGTTAGCGGCAGACATGGTAGTCTTGGTTAGTTCGCTATATTATTACGGGATCAATGCAGCGCTAAAAGCAGTGATTGATCGTTTCTACAACTATAACCATGAACTTCACGGCGGAAAGAAAGCTATTACTTTAGTGAGTGGTTATGGTCAAGAAGATGCCTTTGCTTCACTTAACTTATATTTTAAGCAATTGCTTGAATATATGTGTTGGGATAAAGTAGGAGAGGTGCTCGCAGCTGATTCTTGGAATAATCAAAAACTAGCTAAACATGTTGAAGAAGCTTACCAGCTGGGAAAGACGGTTAAATAG
- a CDS encoding PLP-dependent cysteine synthase family protein: MLVENTYDLIGHTPLMHLPMKAPNDVNIYAKLEMFNPGGSIKDRLGMALIQRGMEEGKIKDTTTIIEPTAGNTGIGVALAALKYHLPVKLVVPEKFSFEKQTLMCALGAKVINTPSEEGIKGAIAAAKELAAEIEDAYVPLQFQNPANPDVYQHTLGPEILADLANKPLAAFVAGAGSGGTFAGIQKALQDAYPELKGYIVEPAGSILNGGPAHSHRTEGIGVEFIPPFFKDLDYTGVKTISDEDAFYYVRWVAKNLGLFIGSSSGAALAASLEVAKELPHGANLVTVFPDSSERYLSEHIYEE; the protein is encoded by the coding sequence ATGTTAGTTGAAAATACTTATGATTTGATTGGTCACACCCCCTTGATGCACTTGCCGATGAAGGCTCCAAATGACGTTAATATTTATGCTAAGCTCGAAATGTTTAACCCAGGTGGCAGTATCAAGGATCGTTTGGGGATGGCGCTAATCCAGCGAGGAATGGAAGAAGGAAAAATAAAAGATACAACGACAATCATCGAGCCAACTGCCGGAAATACAGGGATTGGAGTTGCTTTAGCAGCACTAAAATACCATTTACCAGTTAAATTAGTGGTACCAGAAAAGTTTAGTTTTGAAAAGCAAACGTTAATGTGTGCATTGGGAGCCAAAGTGATTAATACTCCAAGTGAAGAAGGGATCAAAGGAGCAATTGCGGCCGCCAAAGAATTAGCTGCTGAAATCGAGGATGCTTACGTGCCTTTACAATTTCAGAATCCAGCGAATCCTGATGTTTATCAGCACACCTTGGGACCAGAAATTTTAGCTGATCTTGCTAATAAACCGCTGGCGGCCTTTGTAGCTGGTGCAGGAAGTGGTGGCACTTTTGCGGGAATTCAAAAGGCGCTCCAAGATGCTTACCCAGAATTAAAAGGCTATATTGTTGAACCAGCCGGATCGATTTTAAATGGGGGTCCAGCCCATAGTCACCGTACAGAAGGAATTGGAGTGGAGTTTATTCCACCGTTTTTTAAGGACTTAGATTATACCGGGGTAAAAACAATCAGTGATGAGGATGCATTCTATTATGTTCGCTGGGTTGCTAAAAATCTTGGCCTCTTTATTGGTAGCTCTAGTGGGGCTGCGCTTGCGGCAAGTTTAGAAGTTGCTAAAGAATTGCCACACGGGGCTAATTTAGTCACGGTATTTCCTGATTCAAGCGAGCGTTACCTCAGTGAACATATTTATGAGGAATAG
- the hemH gene encoding ferrochelatase gives MKKNGLLLVNLGSPDTPTTPDVKRYLKEFLSDRNVIEMPPALWQPLLRGIILPTRSWRSATFYRNCWTKDGSPLIVYTERLVAKVQKLMPEWIVKMAMTYGKPKISDTIVEMKKECQNITVLPLFPFFTKSTTQTVIEKVKDADPEAKIIDRFSAEEDYLDLLAKQIQTAWDKGKYDKLLISYHGIPTAMVNHGDPYRDETEAATAELIKRLDIPEKQIKMAYQSKFGPMPWLKPYLRNTLLNEAQLGHRDVLVVAPSFVADCLETLEEDQVQNYQVFRENGGNNLVMVPSLNDSPEFAQFITDLVQRKG, from the coding sequence ATGAAAAAGAACGGACTATTATTAGTCAATCTCGGTTCACCCGATACGCCAACAACTCCCGACGTTAAGCGTTATTTGAAAGAATTTCTCAGCGATCGGAATGTTATCGAAATGCCACCAGCACTATGGCAACCACTCCTTCGCGGAATTATTCTTCCAACTCGGTCATGGCGATCAGCGACTTTTTATCGTAATTGTTGGACAAAAGATGGGTCTCCATTGATTGTCTACACAGAACGGTTGGTTGCTAAGGTCCAGAAATTGATGCCGGAGTGGATTGTCAAAATGGCAATGACCTATGGCAAGCCTAAAATTAGTGACACAATTGTCGAAATGAAAAAGGAATGTCAAAATATTACGGTTCTCCCTCTCTTCCCTTTTTTCACTAAAAGCACAACCCAAACGGTCATTGAGAAGGTAAAGGATGCTGATCCAGAAGCGAAAATAATTGATCGTTTCTCGGCAGAAGAAGATTATTTAGACTTATTGGCTAAGCAAATCCAAACGGCATGGGATAAAGGGAAATATGACAAATTACTCATTTCGTATCATGGAATTCCGACAGCCATGGTTAATCATGGTGATCCTTATCGTGATGAAACAGAAGCGGCCACCGCGGAACTGATTAAACGGCTGGACATTCCTGAAAAGCAAATTAAGATGGCTTACCAATCTAAGTTTGGCCCAATGCCATGGTTAAAACCTTACCTCCGGAATACGCTGCTTAATGAGGCACAACTCGGTCATCGTGATGTGTTAGTCGTTGCTCCATCATTTGTAGCGGACTGTTTAGAAACATTAGAAGAAGATCAAGTGCAGAACTATCAAGTCTTTCGTGAAAATGGCGGAAATAACCTTGTAATGGTCCCTTCGCTCAATGACTCACCAGAATTTGCTCAGTTTATTACTGATCTTGTGCAACGAAAGGGATAA
- a CDS encoding Nramp family divalent metal transporter: MERKSLDEINGSVDVPNVYQSAFWQKFLAYSGPGALVAVGYMDPGNWLTSLAGGSQYRYQLLVVLFTAILIAMYMQSLSIKLGVTTRTDLAQAIARRLPTPLRIALWLFNEIAMMATDLTGVVGTAVALNMLFKLPLLIGVLLTIADVLVVLFFLHFGIRRIEFIVLTAILVVGVIFVIEVCWAHPEFSAIMDGFVPRSTIFTNHSELLISLGIVGATIMPHNIYLHSSLAQSRRYDEHDPKQVKETLRFANWDSLIHLFAAFVVNALLLILGGTLFFHAASLGSLEDVFFGLKNPQIVGSLASPLMSWLFAFALLVTGLISSITSTLAGQIVMEGFINIRLPLWKRRLLTRAVTLVPILIIGFMINFNEEQFEQLIIYAQIVLSIALPFTLYPLVALTGNKKLMGPHVNSPWQTVLGYVLASLVTGLNLLVLV, encoded by the coding sequence ATGGAACGAAAAAGTTTAGATGAAATCAATGGAAGTGTTGATGTTCCAAATGTTTATCAAAGTGCATTTTGGCAGAAATTTCTTGCTTATAGTGGGCCGGGTGCTTTAGTCGCCGTTGGTTATATGGATCCAGGAAACTGGTTAACGTCGCTTGCCGGTGGTAGCCAATACCGCTACCAGCTATTAGTGGTCCTTTTTACCGCCATTTTAATTGCTATGTATATGCAATCTTTATCAATCAAGCTTGGGGTTACGACTCGGACCGACCTTGCACAGGCCATTGCACGACGTTTACCTACTCCCCTGCGGATTGCCTTGTGGTTATTTAATGAAATAGCAATGATGGCAACGGACTTAACCGGAGTCGTTGGAACTGCTGTCGCCTTAAACATGTTATTCAAGCTGCCCTTACTTATCGGCGTCCTGCTAACAATTGCGGACGTGCTAGTTGTCTTATTTTTCCTTCATTTTGGGATCCGCCGAATTGAATTTATCGTTTTAACTGCTATTCTGGTTGTCGGCGTCATCTTTGTGATTGAAGTCTGTTGGGCCCACCCTGAATTTTCCGCGATCATGGACGGTTTTGTTCCTCGTTCCACAATTTTTACTAATCACAGTGAGTTGCTAATTAGTTTAGGGATTGTCGGCGCCACGATTATGCCCCATAATATTTATCTTCATTCCTCCCTGGCGCAAAGTCGACGCTACGATGAACATGATCCAAAGCAAGTCAAAGAAACGCTCCGTTTTGCTAATTGGGATTCATTAATTCACCTTTTTGCGGCCTTCGTCGTCAACGCCCTTCTGCTTATCCTTGGAGGAACCCTCTTCTTTCATGCGGCAAGTCTCGGTAGTCTTGAGGATGTCTTTTTCGGGCTAAAGAATCCTCAGATCGTTGGTAGCCTCGCTAGCCCATTAATGAGTTGGTTGTTTGCCTTTGCCCTTTTGGTAACTGGTTTAATCTCCTCTATCACTAGTACCTTGGCTGGTCAAATTGTCATGGAAGGATTTATCAATATTCGCCTCCCACTCTGGAAAAGGCGTCTCCTTACGCGGGCCGTAACCTTAGTACCAATCTTAATTATCGGCTTCATGATTAATTTTAACGAAGAACAATTTGAACAACTCATCATTTATGCGCAAATCGTCCTCAGTATCGCCTTGCCATTTACGCTCTATCCCCTTGTTGCTTTGACGGGCAATAAGAAACTGATGGGACCACATGTCAATTCACCATGGCAAACCGTCCTTGGATATGTTTTGGCTAGTTTGGTTACTGGGTTGAACTTGCTTGTGTTGGTATAA
- a CDS encoding class I SAM-dependent methyltransferase, with protein sequence MIVVIGIVIVIVVGIIGWLIWQRQQVWKKISADLSIRGDVQILDMSIGNGKTFINLAKQLTAPGKIMGIVKNEKQAQQVKELIKEEAVADRAKVELTDNTNLPFTDHQFDYVLISNLQQVKPAITQGRVLQEAIRVLAFKGTIVITATTVQHYRQLLEYYRFKDIKVKQIGGQRVMIARRN encoded by the coding sequence TTGATAGTCGTTATTGGGATCGTAATTGTTATAGTTGTTGGAATTATTGGATGGTTGATCTGGCAAAGGCAACAGGTCTGGAAAAAGATAAGTGCTGATTTATCGATACGCGGGGATGTTCAAATCCTTGATATGAGCATTGGTAATGGAAAAACGTTTATTAACCTTGCCAAGCAATTGACTGCTCCCGGCAAAATTATGGGAATAGTTAAAAATGAAAAGCAAGCACAGCAAGTGAAAGAACTGATCAAAGAAGAGGCAGTAGCTGATCGCGCGAAAGTAGAATTGACTGATAACACTAATTTGCCTTTCACTGATCATCAGTTTGACTATGTTCTGATTAGTAATTTACAGCAGGTAAAACCGGCAATTACGCAAGGACGTGTTTTGCAAGAGGCGATAAGGGTCCTCGCTTTTAAGGGAACCATAGTGATTACTGCTACTACTGTACAACACTATCGTCAACTACTGGAATATTATCGTTTTAAAGACATTAAAGTTAAACAAATAGGTGGACAGCGCGTGATGATTGCACGACGAAACTAA
- a CDS encoding potassium channel family protein: protein MAKKESYAVIGIGQFGASICEALVQAGQEVLAIDSSEEVVNEFAGSVMRAVIADAQDEDALCDLDIGSFDHVYISIGKNVEASIMATLIAKELGAPDVICRAENVNHARVLERIGADMVVRPEHDLAKRLIFQQLNPSVVDYVTLSKEITLAEVNINNPKFFNKTLDELDFRNRYNVNVIIIVSKDDEVNQMPQANDVIQPHDKITVVGQLKDIRKLNDIVS, encoded by the coding sequence TTGGCTAAAAAAGAAAGTTATGCTGTTATTGGAATTGGACAATTTGGGGCCTCGATATGTGAAGCTTTAGTTCAAGCTGGTCAAGAAGTATTGGCGATTGATTCTAGTGAAGAAGTGGTAAATGAATTTGCGGGGTCAGTTATGCGGGCGGTAATTGCGGATGCGCAAGATGAGGATGCTCTGTGTGACCTTGATATCGGTAGTTTTGATCATGTGTATATTTCAATCGGAAAAAATGTTGAAGCAAGTATCATGGCCACGCTAATTGCTAAAGAACTCGGGGCACCAGATGTAATCTGTCGGGCTGAAAATGTTAATCATGCGCGCGTTTTGGAACGAATTGGCGCTGATATGGTTGTTCGTCCAGAGCATGATTTAGCTAAGCGGCTTATTTTTCAACAACTAAATCCAAGCGTCGTTGATTATGTCACCTTGAGTAAGGAAATAACTTTGGCAGAAGTAAATATTAATAATCCAAAGTTCTTTAATAAGACCTTAGACGAACTGGATTTTCGTAATCGTTATAATGTCAATGTGATTATCATTGTTAGTAAGGATGATGAAGTTAATCAAATGCCGCAAGCTAATGACGTTATTCAACCGCACGATAAAATCACAGTTGTTGGGCAGTTAAAGGATATTCGGAAGCTAAACGATATTGTTAGTTAA